In one Bombus fervidus isolate BK054 chromosome 16, iyBomFerv1, whole genome shotgun sequence genomic region, the following are encoded:
- the LOC139995801 gene encoding SID1 transmembrane family member 1 codes for MLNIQKILTVFALLLSFNLHQVIPFQTLSFSPIVIVAEYKKEYQYVINTTVEYVFLYPVNNVTARIVVESNATTDLPLIVVVRQKREILSWQIPLVVQSTYFNDLAYNKTSQTLCSTNYNQSRLEEEEEFITVSLSTANYQNISFKLNMTKQYDFYISPGEERVVEISPSQPIYYGYTFPRQAESSSVIIRVNSDSDICMTVSIQNTTCPVFDLERNIQFSGYWQTVNRQGGITVPKQEYPLGFFVVLVVKGDDTDCYGAPSMIPVRNKRINLSINASITKRDYVIASGVVVSIIFSFCIAYVVSIVISKIRKERKIKQEILHQESEQIREPIPSPSTVEESSIPHRSVSIEDDSSLDEDDIDLMEDAFCDKEIIRTKLVLSVCDLARKDPKILRHKSRLYLYYLITVAIFYTLPAVQLLITYQHVLHVTGNQDMCYYNFLCAHPFLSLSDLNHVFSNIGYVMLGFLFIFLTSSREHDEFEREKNKCYGIPQHYGLFYAMGTALIMEGILSGSYHVCPNRSNFQFDTSFMYIITVLCMIKIYHNRHPDINARASVTFAMLAFIIFIGLLGVLYGSVYFWVLFTIVHLLTCLYMTIQIYYMGRWKVRTLLIRVIQISKHDARSGIRYFFRPLYMGRFIILIVGNLWNVALAVLGNMHSEKNFATFLLAVLMSNLILYTFFYIVMKVCHKERILLQPAIYIVLSIVFWGAALHFFIHNSISWELTPAQSRNYNKPCILLNFFDSHDIWHFLSALAMFFSFMVLLTLDDDLIDVHRSQISVF; via the exons atGTTGAATATACAGAAGATTTTAACCGTATTTGCTCTGTTATTATCATTTAATCTTCATCAAGTTATTCCTTTTCAAACTCTATCATTTTCTCCTATTGTTATTGTGGCAGAATATAAGAAAGAATATCAATATGTCATAAATACTACTGTTGAATATGTGTTTTTATATCCTGTTAATAAT GTAACTGCAAGAATAGTAGTTGAAAGTAATGCTACTACCGATCTACCTCTTATAGTGGTTGTTCGTCaaaaaagagaaatcctatCATGGCAAATCCCCCTTGTAGTTCAAAGtacatattttaatgatttagcatataataaaacaagtCAAACTTTGTGTTCAACCAATTATAATCAAAGTAGactagaagaagaagaagaatttattacTGTTAGTTTGTCCACTgctaattatcaaaatatttcattcaaacTTAACATGACAAAACagtatgatttttatataag TCCTGGAGAAGAAAGAGTAGTAGAAATTTCACCATCCCAACCTATTTATTATGGTTATACTTTCCCAAGGCAAGCGGAAAGTTCTTCTGTGATCATTCGTGTTAATTCCGATAGTGATATTTGTATGACAGTttcaatacaaaatacaaca TGTCCTGTGTTTGATTTAGAGAggaatattcaattttctgGTTATTGGCAAACTGTAAATCGACAAGGCGGTATAACTGTAcca AAACAAGAATATCCATTGGGTTTTTTTGTGGTACTCGTAGTAAAAGGTGATGATACCGATTGTTATGGAGCTCCTAGTATGATACCTGTACGGAATAAACgcattaatttatcaataaatGCTAGTATTACCAAACGAGATTATGTTATTGCTTCAGGAGTAGTagtatctattatttttagtttctGTATAGCCTATGTTGTAAGCATTGTGATATCAAAAattagaaaggaaagaaaaattaaacaagaGATATTACATCAAGAATCAGAGCAAATTCGTGAACCTATACCGAGCCCATCGACGGTAGAAGAG TCTAGTATTCCACACCGATCAGTATCCATAGAAGATGATTCTTCACTGGATGAAGATGATATCGACTTAATGGAAGATGCTTTTTgcgataaagaaataatacgaACAAAACTTGTGCTTTCCGTTTGCGATTTGGCTCGTAAAGATCCAAAGATTCTTAGGCATAAATCTcggttatatttatattatttgataacagttgctattttttatactttaccTGCGGTACAGCTGTTAATTACATATCAACATGTACTACATGTTACTGGCAATCAAGATATGtgttattacaattttttatgtgCTCATCCATTTTTATCACTGTCAGATCTCAATcatgtattttcaaatatcgGATACGTCATGTTGggttttctatttatatttttaacatcttCTCGAGAACATGATGAatttgaaagagaaaaaaataaatgttatggTATACCACAACATTATGGATTATTTTATGCAATGGGCACTGCGCTTATTATGGAAGGAATACTCTCAGGAAGTTATCACGTGTGTCCAAATCGAAGCAACTTTCAATTCG ATACGAGTTTTATGTACATCATAACAGTGCTATGTATGATCAAGATTTATCACAATCGTCATCCTGATATAAATGCCCGAGCATCAGTTACATTTGCAATGTTAGCATTCATCATCTTCATAGGATTGTTGGGAGTTTTATATGGTTCAGTATACTTCTGGGTTCTGTTTACTATCGTGCATTTGCTCACTTGCCTTTATATGACTATTCAAATTTACTACATGGGGCGATGGAAAGTTAGAACGTTGTTGATAAGAGTAATACAG atTAGTAAACATGATGCCCGTTCTGGAATTAGATATTTCTTTCGACCTTTGTATATGGGacgttttattatacttattgTAGGAAATTTATGGAACGTTGCTCTCGCAGTACTTGGGAATATGCACAGCGAGAAAAATTTCGCAACGTTTCTGTTGGCTGTATTAAtgtctaatttaattttatatacttttttttatattgttatgaag GTTTGTCACAAAGAACGAATTCTACTTCAACCAGCAATTTATATTGTGTTATCAATCGTGTTTTGGGGCGCcgctttacatttttttatacacaATTCTATCTCGTGGGAGCTAACCCCAGCACAATCGCGCAATTATAATAAACCCTGCATACTCCTAAACTTTTTTGATAGTCATGACATTTGGCATTTTTTGTCTGCTTTAGCAatgtttttttcatttatggTATTGCTTACTCTAGATGATGATCTAATTGATGTGCATCGAAGTCAGATTTCAGTCTTTTAA
- the Rpn9 gene encoding regulatory particle non-ATPase 9 gives MAVSVAPKDVNTYLSQNQNVADKELATEWAQLEELYNKRLWHQLTLKLETFVKNPALQKGDKLVQLYINFLSTFENKINPLSLVEILAYVIQQFQDKQEAIKFLEKTESKVKSNNEAVALCKVLTGQILLEKLNNQEQAKQIIEEVEAMLDNADGVTTVHGRFYLLASRLYRLQGKHAEYYRTALRYLGCIDLNNLSRQEQEQHAFFLGLAALLGEGVYNLGELLAHPVLQSLKGTPNSWLVDLLQAFNAGDIVALEKLKPQWSKVADLAAQELKLRQKISLLCLMEMTFKRQANNRQLTFAEISQETRLPLGEVELLVMKALAQGLVRGAIDQVAGTVNMTWVQPRVLDRTQIAGMVQRLDGWCKDVSSMERLLESRASEILTL, from the exons ATGGCGGTATCCGTGGCACCAAAAGatgttaatacatatttaagtCAAAATCAAAATGTTGCAGACAAAGAATTGGCTACAGAATGGGCGCAACTCGAagaattatacaataaaag GCTTTGGCATCAGTTGACACTTAAATTAGAAACATTTGTTAAAAATCCAGCGCTTCAGAAGGGAGATAAATTAGTACAGTTATACATAAACTTTTTATCTACTTTTGAAAACAA GATAAATCCTTTATCATTGGTAGAAATATTAGCGTATGTAATACAACAGTTTCAAGATAAACAAGAAGCAATTAAATTCTTGGAAAAAACAGAATCTAAAGTTAAAAGCAATAATGAGGCAGTTGCTTTGTGTAAAGTTCTCACAGGACAGATTTTGCTTGAAAAGTTGAATAATCAAGAACAAGCAAAACAAATTATAGAAGAAGTAGAGGCTATGCTCGATAATGCCGATGGTGTTACAACAGTTCATggtagattttatttattagcaAGTCGCCTTTACCGTCTTCAAGGGAAACATGCTGAATATTATCGTACTGCTTTAAG ATACTTGGGTTGTATTGATTTAAATAATCTAAGTAGACAAGAACAGGAGCAGCATGCATTTTTCCTTGGATTGGCTGCGCTTTTAGGTGAAGGAGTCTATAATCTTGGAGAATTGTTAGCTCATCCAGTTTTACAATCCTTGAAAGGTACTCCAAACTCTTGGTTAGTTGATTTATTACAAGCTTTCAATGCCGGTGACATTGTTGcacttgaaaaattaaagcCACAATGGAGCAAAGTTGCTGATTTAGCTGCACAGGAGTTGAAGTTGAGACAAAAAATATCTCTTCTATGCCTCATGGAAATGACTTTCAAAAGGCAAGCTAATAATAG gcAATTAACATTTGCGGAGATTTCCCAAGAAACTCGTTTGCCTCTCGGTGAAGTAGAATTATTAGTAATGAAAGCTCTAGCTCAAGGTTTAGTTCGTGGTGCTATTGATCAAGTGGCAGGAACAGTAAACATGACATGGGTACAGCCTCGCGTATTAGATCGTACACAAATAGCTGGAATGGTTCAACGACTTGATGGCTGGTGTAAAGATGTTAGTTCAATGGAACGTTTGTTGGAGTCTCGAGCGTCAGAGATACTTACACTTTAA
- the LOC139995776 gene encoding RNA polymerase II-associated protein 1: MDESPVMKRPKPSDSEEELFRMQEEFIRNKRQPSAKVINLRRSETFLNTSSAVATDSQTNSNKIRSKFSESKRLRNCDRVSTSQSSGDVINPVIKEEAGKNLNSGLMDFVHNMRIAPSTIILGNIIEKKYNTCKYNFDKKEFLCSNNGFPEVFVSKHMKNDKTGSLFLHEISSESIVRNGIEKSEKIEPLCNTDSSVIVEGSWANEIHKENLERLSQMNQEDILKEKSKLEMILKPELIQFLKNRREMKQKVNKAPEDNKTSNGKAQDQNEKSVNAEKLVAEEVPNKDHEDLVQNNDVVPMQIDELEQDIPKPSKELMQQAKEKGWVHMDSLEPEKLKWMENIPEKKDEPVPDEPYNARFDFNGVLLAYKDNNVPIEKGLHHHGEEPERPGYSLQELLQLSRSSAQQQRCTALTTLANIIENSRKGWYDKALQPAPLTALSQKNLLLLLRFSLDETSVAVITATLRALRAFLYSEADEVCLDRLYGFRNYKEPVLATPKTDVDDISNLKDHELVQLDAIAALLRTDILLRISYILNKIRPPPVAVTCALEILIRLVRHSPITVLKMIKSPNLLETIIEHFMPLSTDALAMTDNINNVYGVPVVAAIRFCRILLCYGGKVVAQKLNSLKIMQRIISYASCDAGKESYNLIIENLRLWRTLLLHEEAMDSLTGAQLFLVSQLQLLLCNHDIQSASELSCEYAAALIAVASCLTSLKANISVLLSKWSTQLLSLNNLTWGNTKLIAETLLAVSDSTAIKTLNISRSQVFSKLNSTSNLLSGCSLAFEREPSALPHLGVLTYEGQVQHIVSHQSCMPFLATALNVFIDHSFIEEIHAILSLPQVYRYLERLETTDWCLERSWYTRSELSFLVALVNATSFVKDKLDNKTMYIIWKIAIKLVSSLPADCPSDVKKMLRVSLAKERLNLEIVTSELEKLNLNSNIGDIKLNLSRDISGLYERYIELDGKWDQAAMPKDWLYLPIVHIYTKCRNNNACNDDDKAVILAVLSLELVLPDLVEKLSQSLRFSRLVLIYLCETLYLSNDVSALLTRAVTTLLKDNYKKLNFTIDLPGLNSFTDLFTAMCEHFCSTSYGDYGFSMTLLVPIAQRHDVHYRKLLWSEHVGLLRYVRLPLEQLVIPLKEYLYPLEEDTSLIESYITALVRGVVKQSWCPIPYTIALHHSAMYLKQSNKLAVRMRTQLEKIPDKVLATLLLNYQPPTS; this comes from the exons atgGATGAGAGTCCAGTTATGAAGCGACCTAAACCAAGTGACAGCGAAGAAGAATTGTTTCGTATGCAAGaagaatttataagaaataagcGACAACCATCAGCCAAAGTGATTAATTTAAGAAGatctgaaacatttttaaatactagTTCTGCTGTAGCTACTGACAGTCAAACAAATTCTAACAAAATAAGATCAAAATTTTCTGAATCAAAAAGATTAAGAAATTGTGACAGGGTGTCTACTTCTCAAAGTAGCGGTGATGTTATAAATCCTGTGATTAAAGAAGAAGCTGGGAAAAATCTCAACTCTGGATTGATGGATTTTGTTCATAATATGCGAATAGCACCTTCAACGATAATATTGGGAAATATcattgaaaagaaatataatacatgCAAGTATAACTTtgataaaaaggaatttcttTGTTCCAATAATGGTTTTCCTGAAGTCTTTGTGTCTAAACACATG aaaaatgataaGACTGGAAGTTTATTTTTGCACGAAATTTCTTCTGAAAGCATTGTTAGAAATGGAATAGAAAAATCTGAAAAGATTGAACCTTTATGTAATACAGATAGTAGTGTTATTGTAGAAGGATCATGGGCAAATGAAAtacataaagaaaatttgGAACGATTAAGCCAAATGAATCAAGAGGATATCcttaaagaaaaaagtaaactTGAGATGATTTTAAAGCCagaattaatacaatttttaaaaaatagaagggAAATGAAACAAAAGGTAAATAAGGCTCCAGAAGACAATAAAACATCAAATGGCAAAGCTCAAgatcaaaatgaaaaatctgtAAATGCAGAAAAGTTAGTTGCAGAAGAAGTTCCTAACAAAGATCATGAAGATTTAGTCCAGAATAATGATGTTGTACCAATGCAGATAGATGAATTAGAACAAGATATACCCAAACCTTCAAAAGAATTGATGCAACAAGCTAAAGAGAAGGGTTGGGTGCATATGGATTCTCTTGAgcctgaaaaattaaaatggatGGAAAATATACCTGAAAAGAAAGATGAACCTGTTCCAGATGAACCGTACAATGCTCGTTTTGACTTTAATG GTGTATTATTAGCGTACAAAGATAACAATGTACCTATTGAAAAAGGTCTCCATCATCATGGAGAAGAACCTGAACGTCCTGGTTATTCTTTACAAGAATTATTGCAACTGAGTCGCTCATCGGCACAACAGCAACGCTGTACAGCTCTTACAACATTagcaaatattatagaaaacagTCGCAAGGGCTGGTATGATAAAGCATTACAACCTGCACCATTGACTGCATTAAGTCAGAAAAATCTTCTATTACTATTAAGATTTTCTTTGGATGAAACCTCAGTAGCTGTGATCACAGCAACTTTACGAGCATTAAGAGCTTTCTTATATAGCGAAGCGGATGAAGTCTGTTTGGACAGACTATATGGTTTCCGAAATTATAAAGAACCTGTTTTAGCAACACCAAAAACTGATGTCGATGATATAAGCAATTTAAAAGATCATGAATTAGTGCAACTAGATGCAATTGCTGCCTTATTAAGAACTGATATACTATTAAGAATTAG ctacattttgaataaaatacgaCCACCACCTGTTGCTGTAACTTGTGCATTAGAAATTCTAATTAGACTTGTAAGACATTCGCCCATTACTGtcttaaaaatgataaagtCTCCAAATCTATTGGAAACAATAATTGAGCATTTTATGCCTTTGTCTACAGATGCATTGG caatgacagataatataaataatgtgtATGGTGTGCCAGTAGTGGCTGCAATTAGATTCTGTCGTATCTTACTTTGTTATGGAGGAAAAGTTGTTGctcaaaaattaaatagtcTTAAAATTATGCAACGCATTATATCATACGCCAGTTGTGATGCAGg gaAGGAAAGTTATAATCTTATCATCGAAAATTTACGTTTGTGGAGAACATTGTTATTGCATGAAGAAGCCATGGATAGTTTAACTGGAGCACAATTATTTCTTGTGTCACAGTTACAGCTTCTGTTGTGTAATCACGATATTCAAAGCGCATCTGAATTATCTTGTGAATATGCAGCAGCTTTAATTGCTGTTGCAAGTTGCTTGACGTCGCTAAAAGCAAATATATCGGTCTTACTGTCCAAATGGAGTACACAGCTGCTAtccttaaataatttaacg TGGGGAAATACGAAACTTATCGCAGAAACGTTATTAGCAGTTAGTGATAGTACTGCGATTAAAACATTGAACATATCTCGATCACAAGTATTTTCTAAACTTAA TTCTACTTCAAATTTGTTAAGTGGTTGTTCTTTAGCTTTTGAGCGCGAGCCTTCCGCTTTGCCTCATCTGGGAGTATTAACCTATGAAGGGCAAGTGCAACATATTGTGTCTCATCAATCTTGTATGCCCTTTCTTGCAACAGCTTTAAATGTATTCATTGATCATTCTTTCATAGAAGAAATTCATGCAATACTTAGTCTTCCACAAGTCTATAGATATTTGGAAAGATTAGAAACAACAGATTGGTGTTTAGAGAGATCATGGTATACAAGATCTGAATTGTCCTTTTTAGTTGCTTTAGTAAATGCAACCTCTTTTGTTAAGGATAAATTAGATAATAAGACAATGTacattatttggaaaattgctATTAAACTCGTATCATCTTTACCTGCCGATTGTCCATCCGATGTAAAGAAGATGCTTAGAGTTTCACTAGCAAAGGAAAgattaaatttagaaatagTAACGAGTGaattagagaaattaaatCTGAATTCAAATATTGGAgatattaaattgaatttaagtCGTGATATATCTGGTTTATACGAACGGTATATAGAATTAGACGGTAAATGGGATCAAGCGGCAATGCCTAAAGATTGGCTTTATTTACctattgtacatatttatacaaaatgtaGAAATAATAATGCATGTAACGATGATGATAAAGCTGTCATCTTAGCCGTATTGAGTTTAGAATTAGTACTACCAGATTTGGTTGAAAAATTGTCACAAAGTTTGAGATTTAGTAGATTGGTACTTATATACCTGTGCGAGACGCTGTATTTAAGTAACGATGTTTCTGCTTTACTTACTAGAGCCGTGACAActttattaaaagataattacaAGAAGCTTAATTTTACAATAGATTTGCCAGGACTTAATTCTTTTACCGATTTGTTTACTGCGATGTGTGAACATTTTTGTTCAACTTCCTATGGTGATTATGGTTTTTCAATGACCTTATTGGTACCAATTGCGCAAAGGCACGATGTtcattatagaaaattattatggtCGGAACATGTAGGTTTGCTTCGATATGTTAGATTACCATTAGAACAGTTAGTTATTCCattaaaagaatatctttATCCCCTTGAGGAAGATACATCTTTAATAGAAAGTTATATAACAGCGCTTGTTAGGGGAGTTGTTAAACAAAGCTGGTGTCCTATTCCTTATACAATTGCATTACATCATTCTGCTATGTACTTGAAACAATCAAACAAATTAGCTGTACGAATGAGAACCCAATTAGAAAAAATACCTGATAAAGTTTTGGCTACTCTTTTGTTAAATTATCAACCACCTAcatcttaa